The stretch of DNA TCTTCATGAAAGTTTTCAGGGTGTGCATGGGTGAGGATCGTATTGAGTGTATAGACACCAACACTCCAGATATCCATTGAAGCAACCACAAAAAGGATCACGGCACCCAGTAAACCAAAAATAACAGCCAAAAGTACGATAAACCTACTTCTCCAGATAGCGCCTTCAAATAGTTTTTCTAACATTAAGCATTTTCCTCTAGCTTGATCCATTTTTGTGCGATTCTTACTGCATTGGTCGCAGCACCGACTCTTACCTGGTCAGCAACACCCCAAAGATGCAGGATATTCTTCGCATAGATATCTTTTCTGATACGCCCAACATAGGTATCATCTGTATCTGTTGCAGTCAAAGGCATAGGATACTCATTTTTAGACATATCATCTACCACCTTGACATTTTCAAAGTTACCTAATGCTTCTCTTGCTTCGTCTACATTCACATCTACATTCTCATTAAATGTGATCGTGATAGATTCAGAGTGGCTTCTTAAAACCGGTACACGCACACAAGTTGCAGATACTGCAAAGTCGCTATGCATGATCTTGTTGGTCTCGTTGACCATTTTCATCTCTTCTTTGGTGTAACCGTTTTCCTGAGGTACATCGATATGAGGAATGACATTGAGTGCAATACGGTGTGCAAATGCTTCGACTTTTGCATCATCGAGTGTAAAGTTGAAAAAAGCCTGCATTTGCCGTACTAGCTCTTCCATCCCTTTTTTACCTGCACCGCTTACCGCCTGATAGGTGCTGACATCCACTCTTTTGATCCCGTAAAGGTCATGAAGAGGCTTAAGAAGCTGTACCATTTGGATGGTAGAACAGTTAGGGTTGGCGATGATACCTGACTCTTTCCAAAGTGCGATATCTCCAGGGTTCACTTCAGGCACCACAAGCGGTATATTCGGATCCATTCTGAAGTGAGAGGTATTGTCAATGACCACTGCTCCAGACTCTACTGCATACTTCGCATAATGTGCAGAGATACTTCCCCCGGCTGAAAAGAACGCGATATCTATGTTGCGTCCTTCAAATACCTCTTCAGTGAGTTCTTCTATCTTGTACTCATTCCCTTGAAACTCTATCGTCTCACCTGCAGATTTTGCACTTGCCAAAGGTAAAAGATTTCCTACGGGAAAGTTTACCTCTTCCAACACTCTAAAAAGCTCTTCACCTACGGCACCGCTTGCACCGACTACTGCTACGTTATATTTCTTCACGCTATTCTAATCCTAATGTATTATCTGTTTCTTCACCGTCATTCTCATCCGGTATCTCTTCTTTTTGGCATTTAGCAATGCTCACCACTCTATCTTTTGCATCTACGTTGACGATCTTCACACCTGACGTATTACGTCCTGCTTTACGGATGGTTTCCATATCTACACGTATCATTTTACCGATACTCGTCAGACACATGAGGTCTTTGTCCTCTTCTACGAACACTACGCCGACCACATCACCTGTTTTAGGTGTGAGCTTCATAGAGATGACCCCTTTACCAGCACGGTTCTGTTCACGGTACTCACTTGCAGTGGTACGTTTACCCAGACCTTTTTCACTGATCATCAGCAATTCATCCTCTTCATTCTCGATGGTCGTAGCACCACATACATGATCACCCTCTATCTTGAACTTGATCGCAGTCACACCACGTGATACTCTACCGATCTCTCTTGCATCTTCCACTTTAAATCTGATACACAGACCCTTTTTCGTTGCAACAAAGAGCCATTTCGTATCTGGCTTCACGATCTTCGCATCGACTAACGCATCATTTTCGTCAAGATTGATCGCTCTGACACCATTGCTTCTGATGTTTGAGTACTCTGAGAGGTTGGTTCTCTTCACGATACCGTTTTGTGTAAAGAAGACCAATCCTTTGTCCGCTTCAAAATCCTCCGTAGGGATGATCGCCATGATCTTCTCATCCTGCTGAAGGTTGATAAGATTCACCACCGCTTTACCTTTGGCGGTACGAGATCCTTCCGGGATACGATAGACTTTGAGCCAGTAGAGCTGTCCTCTGTCTGTAACGAACATGAGTGTATCATGCGTATTGGAGGTAAAGAACTTCTCGATGAAGTCATCATCATAGGTCGTCACAGCGATCTTACCTTTACCGCCACGGTGCTGCTTCTCGTACTGTTTCACAGGTACACGTTTAATGTATCCACGGTGTGTGATCGTCACAACCATCGGCTCATTTGGAATAAGATCTTCAATATCGATATCATCATAGTCATCTACGATCTCTGTACGGCGTGGTGTGGTGTATTTTTCACGGATCTCTACAAGCTCCTCACGGATGATTGCATTGATCTTCTCTTCACTTTTCAGGATCGCTTCAAGTTCTGCAATGAGTTTGAGCAATTCATTCAACTCATTCTCGATCTTCTCAATCTCAAGACCTGTAAGACGTCTAAGTCTCATCTCCAGGATCGCTTTTGCCTGTATCTCTGAAAGCTTGAAACGTGACATAAGACTCTCTCTGGCTTCCACATCATCAGCAGAAGCACGGATGATCTTGATCACTTCATCGATATTATCTACAGCGATCTTGAGACCTTCCAAGATGTGTGCTCTTGCTCTTGCTTTTTCAAGGTCGAAGATCGTTCTTCGGATCACGACTGTTTTTCTATGTTTCAAGAAAAGGTCGAAGAGCTCCATGAGATTAAAGACTTTTGGCTCTTTATCTGCGATCGCAAGCATGATGATACCAAACGTCACTTGCATCTGAGTGCTTTTAAAAAGGTTGTTCAGTACGATCTCACTCATCGCATCACGTTTAAGCTCGATCACCACACGGATACCTTCTCTATCCGACTCATCACGAAGTTCAGAGATACCCTCTATCTGTTTGTCACGTACAAGCTGTGCAATGTTCTCTATAAGTCTGGATTTATTGACCTGGAAAGGCAGTTCATCGATGATGATGATCTCTTTGGAACCTTTTTGTTCTATGTGTGTCTTCGCACGTACTTTGATACGCCCGCGTCCCGTTGTATAAGCATCTGTGATACCCTTACGACCGAAGATAATACCACCTGTCGGGAAATCAGGCCCCTGAACGACCTTCATCATATCTTCTACCGTTGTGTTCGGGTTATCAATACGCATAACCAGTGCATCTACCAGTTCATCCAGTCTGTGTGGAGGAATGTTTGTCGCCATACCGACCGCAATACCGCTTGAACCGTTAAGAAGCAGATTTGGTACACGTGAAGGGAGTACATCAGGCTCCTGGATCGAATCATCATAGTTCGGTACAAAGTCTACTGTATCTTTTTCAAGGTCAGAGAGAAGTTCTTCAGCGATCTTTGTCATACGCGCTTCGGTATATCTCATCGCTGCTGCATTGTCACCATCGATCGAACCGAAGTTCCCTTGTCCATCCACAAGCGGTGCCTGCATAGAAAAGTCTTGTGCCATACGTACAAGTGCGTCATAGACTGAAGAGTCGCCGTGTGGGTGATACTTACCGATCACATCCCCGACGATACGTGCAGATTTTTTATACGGACTTCTATGAGCCAGATGAAGATCATTCATCGCATAGAGGATCCTTCTGTGTACAGGTTTCAACCCATCTCTCGCATCAGGTAATGCTCTACCAATGATGACGCTCATAGAATAGTCAAGATAACTTGACTTCATACTATCTTCAATTAACACTTGTCCGGTATTTTGTTGCTCTTCAAACAGATCGCTCATGCATTTCCTTGTTGTGTAAAAAATTGTATTGATTGTATCTAACATCGGCTTAAAGAAAAAGGCTAAAAAGCGCTTAAAATCGACGCTAGGTATCTTAAAATGGATTTAACATAGTTTTAACACTATATTCTATATAATGCAGGCTAAATTCATATATTGAGGAAAAATAGTGCCAATTGAACAACTGAAAGATATCGTAGATTATGGGATCATAGGATTTCTCTTTTTCTTAAGTTTTATTACCTTTGCCTTTGCTATTGAAAGAGTACTTTTCTACCGTGGGCTCAAAGTAACAGACTATAAAAATAAAACCGCATTGGAACTTGACATTTCAAAACGTTTGGCAACCATTGCTTCTATCGGTTCAAATGCCCCTTATATAGGACTGCTTGGTACAGTACTTGCTATCATCCTTACATTCTATATCATAGGTGACCAACAAGATACGATCAACCCCGGTGAGATCATGAAGCACTTGGCACTCGCATTGAAAGCGACCGCAGCCGGCCTGGTCGTAGCGATCCCTGCAACGGTTATCTATAATGCATTGCTTACAAGAGTGGATACGATCTTGGCCAAATGGGAAATTGCACAGGATCCAAACGTAGTATGAGGAGAGAACGCTTTGACAAAATGAATGTCGTACCATTCATAGATATTGTACTTGTTCTACTGGTCATCGTACTTGCAACAGCTACGTTTGTAGAAAATCGAGCCCTCAAAGTGGACCTTCCAACTGCCAGTTCTAAAAAAAGCGAAGAGAAGAAAAATATACAAATTGCTGTCAATAAAGAAGGGGTCTACTCCTATGAGAAAGAAGTCTTGGGTCTTGACCTCATCAAAGAAAGACTGATGAAACTTGATCCCAAAAAGGATCTTATCTCACTGCGTATGGATAAAAGCAGTGAATTTCGGTACTTTGTGGATATTATAGATATTCTTAAAACCAAAGGGTTCGAGAATATTTCGATCATTACGAAACAGTAACCACTTCAGCAGTTTTGATCTCCGTACTTTGATATGGGGATCCCCACCTTCAAAACGATACCACTTCTGATATTTTAATTGCACTTCCAACCCTCCAAACTGCGGTAGTGTTACCCTCTTCATTTTTTTAGAAAAAACGAAGCAAAAAAGCGTCATAGCTCTCGAAACGCGTTGCTTTCAAGGGCGTTCGCCATGACAAAGGCGCACATTCGTGCGATTAATCATAAGAGAAGCATTAATATCTTTTATCAATCGTACGAAGTACGTTCATCTGACACTACGAACACCCTTGTAAGCGAAGCGATTTGAGAGTAGTGTCGACTTTTGTTTTACTTTTCTAGAAAAGTAAAGAGAGGAACAACGCCACAGTTTAAATGATAGGAAATTCTGTAAAATGTTAAAAGTCTGAGCTTACTTAGAAAAAAATCTATAAATCAAATATGAGAATGAAAAGTTTCCACTATTCAGTCATCATGATATAAGGACGCTTCAATTTCTCAGTCAATTGATGCATACTGACAGAACGTCCCTCTCTGGCAAACTCTCGTCCATCCATAAAGACTATCATTGTAGGCACGGAAAAGACTTGGAAATGTGCAGAGATCTCTAGATTTTCATGTGCATCAAGGTATATCTGCTTGAGCAGGGGAAAATTCTCATCAAACACCTCTTTAAACTTGGGTCTGAGTGCATGACATACACTACAGTGCTCTCCTGAGAAGTAAAGCAGAACACCTACTTCACTTCTTATAGTCTCTTGCAGTTCTTCTAGCGTCATTTTTGTTCCTTTATTTTTGCTAATTTTGATACTATTTCGCCATGTTCATACAAAACTATTTCTCCATTCCTGAACGAAACATAATTCAAAGATTCGAGTATCACTTTTGATTGCACTGAGTACTGAGCACATTCAACATTTAATTCTTCTTCTAAAATTATATCAAACAACCTTGCACTCTCTTGTATATAGTGTTTATATCTGATGCCATAACTAAAAACAATTGTCCTAACGATCATATGTATGAAAAGGACAATAAAATCAAATCCCAACGTAGAGGTCTGTACAAATAATTTAGCTCTGTTCATATCATCTTGCATACTCAAGGGATTATCCAAAAGACCCATTGAGCTCATCCATCCCAGATCCTCACTTCGATATAAATGGCTATGTATATTTTCAACTTTGTGAAGTTCTACATCATAATATGTCAAAGATAGATGATAGATCGTTAATACAAAAAACACGAAATATATCATTGTTAATATAAAATGATTAGCAAACACATACGGTAATACAGCTATCAGCAAAGAGAAAATAAAATATCTTTTTGCTTTTTTAAAATGCTCTTTATTGACCAAATGTAACTTTTTATCTTTAAGATACATGATAAAAAAATAAAAGACCAGTAAAATATTATAGGGTAATAAAAACATTTTTGTATGACTTACCATACTAATCACCCCATGATCAAAAAAGGGTAAATCCGCATAAAACAAAAGTCCCAAAAACAACCAAATTGCCACAGGTATGATCACCATCAATAATATTAAAAAGAAAAACCCAGCAACGAACATCATGTTTTTTTGTTTTTCAATATCACTTTGAATTTCATTATAAATAATTGACGCATCATAATTGTTTTGTTGTTTCATTTTCAAAGACCTTTAAATAGTGCAAAAAGAATACAATATGTTGCGTTAAAGTAGTTTAAAAATTTAAGAACTACAACTCAGCTTCTGATTTTTAAATTCTTCCGGTGTCGCACCTGCCCATCTTTCATCTACCTCATGTTCGGCATAGGGATCTTTAGCGATCTCAAATAATGCATCTACCACGTTAAAGTCGCCATTTTCAGCTGCAGTAATAGCTTCTTGCAGCATGTAGTTCTTGAGCACGAACTTTGGGTTTGTCTGTAACATAGCGCTGTGTCTCTCTTTAGTGCTGGAAGTATTTGCTTTCAGTCTCTCATCATAACTGTCTAACCACTCATTCATCGGCTTATGATAGAGCCCCAGTTTCAAAAGTGCTGTTCTCTCTCCATCATAACGACTAAGGGTTCTAAAAAAAAGTGTATAGTCTATACTCATGCCCTGCATCATACCAAGCAGCTGTTTGAAAAGCTCCAGATCACTATCCTGAAGTTTATCCAACCCTATCTTTTTACCCATAAGTTCCAAGTAGCGTTCAGTATAGACTCTTGCATAGTTGTCGAGGGCTTTTTCCATCTTATCACTATTCACCATCGGTGCCAATGCATGCATAAGCGCCTGCAGATTCCATGCTCCTATATTGGGCTGGTTGCCAAAACTGTAACGTCCGCCTTGGTCTGTATGGTTACAGATGTATTGAGAGTCATAGTCATCCAAGAAGGCATAGGGGCCGTAGTCTATGGTAAGCCCTGCGATGGACATGTTGTCTGTGTTCATCACACCGTGGTTAAACCCTACTGCCTGCCACTCTGCCATGAGTCTAGCTGTTCTACTGACCACTTCTGAAAAAAACTGCAGATATTTGTCGGGTACCTCTACCAGGTGCGGGTAACTCTCTGCAATAGCATAATCAGTCAATGCTTCCAACTCTGCATATCTCTTTTTATGTGCAAAGTACTCAAAAGTACCAAAACGTACCCATGAAGGAGAGACACGAAGCACTATGGCCCCGGTTTCCCACTCTTCTCTGAAGACTTTGTGTTCTGAACCTATAAGAGCCAGGGCTCTTGTACTCTCTATACCAAGTCCATGCATCGCTTCACTCATAAGATACTCACGAATAGAAGAGCGAAGTACAGCACGCCCATCACCCGAACGTGAGTAACGAGTCTGACCTGCACCTTTAAGCTGGAGATGCCACTGTTTGATCGTACCTATATTGATAGCCCGTCCGTCTCCCAGACGTGGCACAAAATGGCCAAACTGATGACCGGCATAACACATCGCAAAAGGATCTGAGCCTTCAAGCTGCCAGGCACCATTGACAAATGTTACAAAAGCATCACTGTAGAGCTCTTCAATATCTATATCCAATAGCTCTGCCACATCTTCATTGGCATGGATCAGAAATACATTCTCCAGTGGTGTGGGTTTGACTCTTGTATAGCACTCGTCCGGTAATGCCAAATAGGGATTGGTCAGTTTTATTTCATTTAGTTTCATAGTTAAATTCTACATAGCATGGCTTTGATGCTACTTAAGCCAAATAGGAGTATAATCACACAATTAAATTTGTAAGGAATCACTAATGGGTAGAGCGTTTGAATACCGTAAAGCAGCGAAAATGAAAAGATGGGGAACCATGTCTAGACTTTTCCCTAAATTAGGAAAGATTATCACCATGGCAGCCAAAGAAGGCGGTCAAGATCCTGATATGAACCCTAAACTTCGTACCGCTATTCTTAATGCCAAAGCGCAAAACATGCCTAAAGACAATATCGATGCAGCGATCAAAAGAGCTTCTGCTAAAGATGCTGCAGATATCAAAGAGTTGACATACGATGTCAAGGCTGTACATGGTGTACAGATGATCGTAGAGTGTGCTACAGACAATAATACAAGAACGGTTGCCAATGTAAAAGCTATACTGGCCAGAAACGGTGGAGAGATGCTTACTTCAGGATCACTCAACTTCATGTTTACACGTAAATGTGTCTTCGTCTTCAACAAAACAGAAGATATGGACCTTGAAGAGTTGGAATTAGAACTCATTGACTTTGGTTTGGAAGAGATAGAAGAAGATATAGAGCCTCAAGAGGTTGGTGATGATATCAAGATCGTGAGAGTCTATGGTGATTTTACTGCATTTGGTGAATTAAGTAAAGCATTGGAAGATATGAATATAGAGGTCAAAAAAGCGACATTAGAGTATATTGCCAATACACCAATAGAGCTCAGTGATGAACAGATGGAAGAAGTCGATGTACTGATTGATAAACTGGAAGAGGATGAAGACGTTCAATCTGTCTTTACGAACATCGCTTAAAGCCTAACATAGGAGGAGCAAGCATATCCGTAATAGCGGATATGCTTAGGAGAGAAAATAGTCTTTCTTAATAAAATGTCATCAATAGATGCGGTGAATCTTCATCAATATTCAACCCCGCAGTGTCTGACTGCGCCATATGGTGTGCTGATGCACTTGAAGCTAAACCGATTGCCAATAGTAATAGTGTTATTAGTTTTTTCATAGTAATCCTTTCTTCTTTTTATTAAAATGTCATCAATAGATGCGGAGAATCCTCATCAATATTCCAACCTGCTGTGTCTGACTGCGCCATGTGATGTGCTGATACATTTGATACCAACGCTGCTGCTAAAAGTAAAATTACTGTTAATCTTTTCATTTGAATCCTTTCTTTTGTAAAGATGAGGAAGTATAAAATAAAAGTATGAAGAGAGTGTGAAATATATCGGAGAGTTGAATGTAAGGACCACAGCCTAGATACTGTGATCACTTGAAAAGAAAAAGCTTACTGTTCGTGTTGTTCCACAAACTCCTCATAACCACCCTCAAAATCGATCACAGTTCCATCTTCATTGAGTTTGATGATACGGTTTGCAAATGCATCGATGAGCTCTCTATCGTGAGAGACACAGATCACACCACCTTGGTAATTATGTAATGCTTCACCTAAAGCAACGATCGCTTCAAGGTCCAAGTGGTTGTTTGGCTCATCCATCACAAGAAAGTTCGAGGCATCCATCATCATTTTAGACATCATGACACGGTGTTTTTCTCCACCCGAACATGCATCAATTTTCTTTTTCTGTTCTTCACCGCTAAAAAGCATACGACCCAATGTTTTTCTGATATCATCGATATGCCATTTAGGGTCAAATCCCTGTATCCACTGTGGCAATTCTTCATCGCCTACGACAAGGTCTGTCGTATTTTGCGGGAAATAACTGGTGGTAATGGTCTGTCCCCATTTAAACGTACCTGCATCAGGTTCAGTCTCTCCCATGAGAATTTTAAGGAGTGTTGTTTTACCTGCACCATTGGTACCGATAAGAGCAATCTTGTCACCTTTGTTTACCTTGAAAGTAAGATTTTCAAAGACTGTCTCTCCATCATAGCTTTTAGAGAGTCCTTCTACTTCAAGGACCTCATTACCGATCTCTCTATGTGCCTTGAACATAATAGAAGGGTCACGTCTTGAAGAGAGTTTGATCTCACTGACATCCAGTTTATCCAATTGCTTTTGACGACTTGTTGCTTGTTTTGCTTTCGAGGCATTCGCAGAGAATCTGGCAATGAACTTTTCAAGCTCTTCTTTCTCTTTCAGCGCCTTACCTCTATCTGCTTCTGCCTGTTTTGCTATAAGGTTAGCCGCAATGTACCACTCATCATAGTTCCCTGTGAACTCACGGATGTTTTGGAAGTCAAGGTCAAGAATGTGCGTCACGACACCGTTAAGAAAGTGTCTGTCGTGAGAGATCACAAGCAGTGTACCTTCATGACGTTTCAGTTCATTTTCCAACCAAGTAATCGTATCCATATCAAGGTTGTTCGTAGGCTCATCAAGCAGGAGGACATCTGGCTTCAAGAAAAGTACCTGTGCCAATAAGATCTTAAACTTGTCCCCACCCGTCAGTGTAGACATAAGCTCATCATGTTGTGATGCGGGAAAACCTAAAGCTTCAAGCAGTTTTTCTATCTTGACATCAGATTCATAGGTAGGGTCTTCATCTGCACAGATCATTTCAAGTTCAGCCAAACGGTTATTGACCTCATCACTCTCAAAGTCACCTTCCATATAGAGTTTTTCTTTCTCTTTTTGTGCATCAAAAAGTTTTTTGTTTCCATAGAGTACAGCATCTTTGAGCGTATAGTTTTCAAATGCATACTGGTTTTGACCCAAAACACCCAGTTTGAGTCCTGGCTGAAGCTGCACTTCACCATCACTTGGTTCTATCTCACCTGAAAGAATTTTGAGGAATGTTGACTTCCCTGCTCCATTTGCCCCGATCAAGCCATAACGTTTACCGGCATCTAAAGTGATATTGATCTTATCAAAAAGCACTCTTTTTCCATAGCGCTGAGTTAAATTAACTGTACTAAGCATTTATCATCCTTGTAAATAATTATCGGCATTTTAACATAATGGTCTGAAAGTGCCAGAAAGTATGGGGTAAAGGGCCTTTAGAGAAGAAAACCCTTTAGATGAGGGAGATCAATCAAGCAGATCTATAATATTCTCTATAGGACGACCGATAGCCGCTTTGCCATCTTTGATGACAATAGGTCTCTCTATGAGCTTAGGATTTTCCACCATCGCTTCTATGAGTTTCTCCTCATCTGTCTCTTCTTTTAAATTCAACTCTTTATAGATCGCTTCTTTGGTCCTCATCAGTTCTCTAGCAGAGATATCCAGCATTTTAAGCACTGCTTTGAGTTCCTCTTTGCTCGGAGGTGTATCCAGGTATTTCACTACCTCTGCTTCAACACCTTTCTCTTCTAAAAGTGCCGCAGCATTTCTTGATTTTGAGCATCTTGGGTTATGCCATATGGTTACATTTGCCATAGTATTCTCCTTTATTATGTAATTTAGCTATTTTTTTATCTACCCCGTTAATGAGACGTTTATCTTTGCCTTTATAAGGTATGTTCGAAAGCAAGTATCGAATTGCATTGAGACGTGCTCTTTTTTTATCGTTGGCATCCAGCTCGCACCATGGAGCATGCTCTGTACCGGAGAGTTTGAACATTTTATCACGTAGTATGGCATACGTGTCATAGGCATCCAGTGAGAGGTAGTCCAATTTAGAGAGTTTCCATCCTTTAAGCGGATCATTTTCTCTGTCTTTGAGACGGTTTTTTTCTGTTTCATGCGTAATGTTCAGATAAAATTTGAAAATGAGCACACCGTCATCTATCAGCATCTCCTCCACACCGTTCACCTGACGGTAAAAGTGGTCGTGTTGTTCTTGTGTACAGAAACCGAAGACCTGTTCTATCCCGGCTCTGTTGTACCAGCTTCTATCAAAAAAAACGATCTCACCCGCATTAGGTATCTGTTTTAAGTGACGCTGGAAATACCACTGTCCCAACTCTTTGGAGTTTGGTTTGGGCAGTGCGACCGAACGCGCTTCTCTTGGATTGAGATAGTTGTTGAACTCTTTAATGGTGGAGCTTTTCCCTGCCGTATCCATACCTTCAAAGATGACTAAAAGTCTTTTTCCATGGTCGATCACCCATTTTTGAAGTTTGACCAGTTCATACTGAAGCCTAAGAGACTCTTTTTCATAAAATTCCCGTTCTATCTTTCCAGATTTTTTAAAGACTTTGGAAGGCTTCTCATGATACTCAGGAAGATCTTTTGTATAATGGATCTTTTGTCTAGTCATCTTTATCTCCTTTCAACCCTTTAGGGATATGCTTGTTTGTCTGTGCACCCATTTCTTTGAGTTGTTCTACTTGTCTTACAAGGTTTCCTTTACCGTCACTCAATTTGTTTCGTGCTGCAGAGAAACTGCTCTGTATACCGTCGATCTGCTTGGATATCTTCATCAAGTCTTCAGAGAAACCGACAAACTTGTCATACATAGCACCTGCTCTTCTGGCAATCTCTTGCGCATTTTGATTTTGACGTTCATATTTCCAAACATTTTCAACCGCTCTCATTGCTACCAGCAGCGTTGTCGGTCCGACAAGCAATATCTTATTTTTGAAGGCATTGTCATAAATACTGCTGTCATGCTCGAGTGCCACAGCCAGTGCACCTTCTATAGGCATAAACATGAAGATGAAATCTAAGGTATTGACTTCTTTAAGTCGTTCATAGTTCTTATTGGCAAGTCCTTCGACATGCGCTCTGATGGAATTTAAGTGTGTCGTAAGATGCAGTGCCCTTGTATCATCATCTGCTGCATTCACAAAACGTTCATACG from Sulfurovum xiamenensis encodes:
- a CDS encoding aspartate-semialdehyde dehydrogenase is translated as MKKYNVAVVGASGAVGEELFRVLEEVNFPVGNLLPLASAKSAGETIEFQGNEYKIEELTEEVFEGRNIDIAFFSAGGSISAHYAKYAVESGAVVIDNTSHFRMDPNIPLVVPEVNPGDIALWKESGIIANPNCSTIQMVQLLKPLHDLYGIKRVDVSTYQAVSGAGKKGMEELVRQMQAFFNFTLDDAKVEAFAHRIALNVIPHIDVPQENGYTKEEMKMVNETNKIMHSDFAVSATCVRVPVLRSHSESITITFNENVDVNVDEAREALGNFENVKVVDDMSKNEYPMPLTATDTDDTYVGRIRKDIYAKNILHLWGVADQVRVGAATNAVRIAQKWIKLEENA
- a CDS encoding protein adenylyltransferase SelO — encoded protein: MKLNEIKLTNPYLALPDECYTRVKPTPLENVFLIHANEDVAELLDIDIEELYSDAFVTFVNGAWQLEGSDPFAMCYAGHQFGHFVPRLGDGRAINIGTIKQWHLQLKGAGQTRYSRSGDGRAVLRSSIREYLMSEAMHGLGIESTRALALIGSEHKVFREEWETGAIVLRVSPSWVRFGTFEYFAHKKRYAELEALTDYAIAESYPHLVEVPDKYLQFFSEVVSRTARLMAEWQAVGFNHGVMNTDNMSIAGLTIDYGPYAFLDDYDSQYICNHTDQGGRYSFGNQPNIGAWNLQALMHALAPMVNSDKMEKALDNYARVYTERYLELMGKKIGLDKLQDSDLELFKQLLGMMQGMSIDYTLFFRTLSRYDGERTALLKLGLYHKPMNEWLDSYDERLKANTSSTKERHSAMLQTNPKFVLKNYMLQEAITAAENGDFNVVDALFEIAKDPYAEHEVDERWAGATPEEFKNQKLSCSS
- a CDS encoding YebC/PmpR family DNA-binding transcriptional regulator, whose protein sequence is MGRAFEYRKAAKMKRWGTMSRLFPKLGKIITMAAKEGGQDPDMNPKLRTAILNAKAQNMPKDNIDAAIKRASAKDAADIKELTYDVKAVHGVQMIVECATDNNTRTVANVKAILARNGGEMLTSGSLNFMFTRKCVFVFNKTEDMDLEELELELIDFGLEEIEEDIEPQEVGDDIKIVRVYGDFTAFGELSKALEDMNIEVKKATLEYIANTPIELSDEQMEEVDVLIDKLEEDEDVQSVFTNIA
- the exbB gene encoding TonB-system energizer ExbB, with amino-acid sequence MKDIVDYGIIGFLFFLSFITFAFAIERVLFYRGLKVTDYKNKTALELDISKRLATIASIGSNAPYIGLLGTVLAIILTFYIIGDQQDTINPGEIMKHLALALKATAAGLVVAIPATVIYNALLTRVDTILAKWEIAQDPNVV
- a CDS encoding thioredoxin family protein; the encoded protein is MTLEELQETIRSEVGVLLYFSGEHCSVCHALRPKFKEVFDENFPLLKQIYLDAHENLEISAHFQVFSVPTMIVFMDGREFAREGRSVSMHQLTEKLKRPYIMMTE
- a CDS encoding ABC-F family ATP-binding cassette domain-containing protein, with translation MLSTVNLTQRYGKRVLFDKINITLDAGKRYGLIGANGAGKSTFLKILSGEIEPSDGEVQLQPGLKLGVLGQNQYAFENYTLKDAVLYGNKKLFDAQKEKEKLYMEGDFESDEVNNRLAELEMICADEDPTYESDVKIEKLLEALGFPASQHDELMSTLTGGDKFKILLAQVLFLKPDVLLLDEPTNNLDMDTITWLENELKRHEGTLLVISHDRHFLNGVVTHILDLDFQNIREFTGNYDEWYIAANLIAKQAEADRGKALKEKEELEKFIARFSANASKAKQATSRQKQLDKLDVSEIKLSSRRDPSIMFKAHREIGNEVLEVEGLSKSYDGETVFENLTFKVNKGDKIALIGTNGAGKTTLLKILMGETEPDAGTFKWGQTITTSYFPQNTTDLVVGDEELPQWIQGFDPKWHIDDIRKTLGRMLFSGEEQKKKIDACSGGEKHRVMMSKMMMDASNFLVMDEPNNHLDLEAIVALGEALHNYQGGVICVSHDRELIDAFANRIIKLNEDGTVIDFEGGYEEFVEQHEQ
- the gyrA gene encoding DNA gyrase subunit A, producing MSDLFEEQQNTGQVLIEDSMKSSYLDYSMSVIIGRALPDARDGLKPVHRRILYAMNDLHLAHRSPYKKSARIVGDVIGKYHPHGDSSVYDALVRMAQDFSMQAPLVDGQGNFGSIDGDNAAAMRYTEARMTKIAEELLSDLEKDTVDFVPNYDDSIQEPDVLPSRVPNLLLNGSSGIAVGMATNIPPHRLDELVDALVMRIDNPNTTVEDMMKVVQGPDFPTGGIIFGRKGITDAYTTGRGRIKVRAKTHIEQKGSKEIIIIDELPFQVNKSRLIENIAQLVRDKQIEGISELRDESDREGIRVVIELKRDAMSEIVLNNLFKSTQMQVTFGIIMLAIADKEPKVFNLMELFDLFLKHRKTVVIRRTIFDLEKARARAHILEGLKIAVDNIDEVIKIIRASADDVEARESLMSRFKLSEIQAKAILEMRLRRLTGLEIEKIENELNELLKLIAELEAILKSEEKINAIIREELVEIREKYTTPRRTEIVDDYDDIDIEDLIPNEPMVVTITHRGYIKRVPVKQYEKQHRGGKGKIAVTTYDDDFIEKFFTSNTHDTLMFVTDRGQLYWLKVYRIPEGSRTAKGKAVVNLINLQQDEKIMAIIPTEDFEADKGLVFFTQNGIVKRTNLSEYSNIRSNGVRAINLDENDALVDAKIVKPDTKWLFVATKKGLCIRFKVEDAREIGRVSRGVTAIKFKIEGDHVCGATTIENEEDELLMISEKGLGKRTTASEYREQNRAGKGVISMKLTPKTGDVVGVVFVEEDKDLMCLTSIGKMIRVDMETIRKAGRNTSGVKIVNVDAKDRVVSIAKCQKEEIPDENDGEETDNTLGLE
- a CDS encoding ExbD/TolR family protein, producing the protein MRRERFDKMNVVPFIDIVLVLLVIVLATATFVENRALKVDLPTASSKKSEEKKNIQIAVNKEGVYSYEKEVLGLDLIKERLMKLDPKKDLISLRMDKSSEFRYFVDIIDILKTKGFENISIITKQ